One Halichondria panicea chromosome 6, odHalPani1.1, whole genome shotgun sequence genomic window carries:
- the LOC135336860 gene encoding ceroid-lipofuscinosis neuronal protein 6 homolog, which translates to MATRRPLHKQQKERTVASKDPPGKAINGAQIPFHFNLWLFLTVENWLFDFGRPIYALYASDMFPLSRPSIGDYCHMAYNIATALCVLQLLDRCARPVPKYLQHVLVAVFVMGASIHLVGDSVQHRLVHIGYKLHLPLSENPVMTNLQPPALLEFFKLLEFYDEHLGHWVWYVPLFATYVLMFYGGFVRENPSKIPIAGWILLLPSALFEWYLVTEGQIFVPFLIMMACMVLIRLFRSGEFLDSNGQWLFLRGALTLVLIGVWVIYLWDDEQLRRKYPGLLYIPEPWSFTSLYIMN; encoded by the exons ATGGCTACTAGAAGACCTCTTCACAAACAGCAAAAAGAGAGGACGGTTGCAAGTAAAGATCCACCAGGAAAAGCAATT AATGGAGCTCAAATTCCGTTCCATTTCAACCTGTGGCTCTTTCTGACGGTTGAGAACTGGTTGTTTGATTTCGGACGTCCTATTTATGCACTGTATGCATCTGATATGTTCCCCCTCTCCCGGCCTAGTATAGGGGACTACTGTCACATGGCCTACAATATAGCCACTGCACTCTGTGTACTGCAACTACTGGACCGATGCGCTCGCCCAGTACCCAAATACCTGCAG CATGTTCTGGTGGCAGTGTTTGTGATGGGTGCCAGCATCCACCTGGTGGGAGACTCTGTACAGCATAGACTGGTGCACATCGGATACAAACTACACTTACCTCTCAGCGAAAACCCAGTCATGACCAACCTGCAACCACCAGCTCTGCTCGAATTCTTCAAACTATTGGAGTTTTACGACGAGCACCTCGGTCACTGGGTGTGGTATGTCCCCCTGTTTGCTACCTATGTGCTCATGTTCTATGGTGGATTTGTACGAGAAAATCCGTCAAAAATTCCCATTGCTGGTTGGATATTACTATTGCCGAGTGCTCTATTTGAATGGTATTTAGTTACCGAAGGACAGATTTTCGTACCGTTCCTGATAATGATGGCTTGTATGGTTTTGATACGATTGTTTCGATCAGGGGAATTTTTGGATAGTAACGGACAATGGCTGTTTCTGAGGGGAGCATTGACGCTGGTGCTCATCGGGGTGTGGGTGATCTATTTATGGGACGATGAGCAGTTGAGACGGAAATATCCCGGACTGCTGTATATACCCGAGCCGTGGTCCTTCACTTCCCTCTATATTATGAACTAG
- the LOC135336861 gene encoding transcription initiation factor TFIID subunit 12-like, with protein MEGRSEGRSVLSKTRLTHLAAQIDPKQVLDEDVQDVLLQMADDFIESAVSASCGLAKHRKSGVLEAKDVQVYLETSWNMTTPGFSGEAAPAKKSTATEAHKQRMNQVKKSKR; from the exons ATGGAAGGCAGAAGTGaag gtcgTAGTGTGCTCAGTAAGACTAGACTGACTCACCTGGCTGCTCAGATTGACCCCAAACAAGTGCTGGATGAAGACGTACaagat GTTCTGCTTCAGATGGCTGATGACTTCATAGAGAGTGCAGTGAGTGCCTCGTGTGGTCTGGCCAAACACCGCAAGTCAGGAGTACTTGAGGCTAAGGACGTGCAAGTCTATCTGGAGACATCCTGGAATATGACCACACCTGGTTTCTCAG GTGAAGCTGCTCCAGCTAAAAAGTCCACAGCCACTGAGGCACATAAACAG CGAATGAACCAAGTCAAGAAATCCAAGAGATGA
- the LOC135337080 gene encoding COP9 signalosome complex subunit 5-like isoform X1: MDSDSARKTFELSNSISSVSSVDSIFRYDHKKQQEILASKPWAKDPHYFKEIKISALALLKMVMHARSGGRLEIMGLMLGKIDGTTMVVMDAFALPVEGTETRVNAQAAAYEYMSTYIESAKKVGRLENALGWYHSHPGYGCWLSGIDVSTQMLNQQFQEPWAAIVVDPIRTMSAGKVSLGAFRTYPKGYKPAADGSSQYQTIPLDKIEDFGVHCKQYYSLTVSYFKSSLDSYLLDLLWNKYWVNTLSSCSLLTNAEYTTQQIADLSQKLERVEYQSGGFGKSVSQSDNTITKVAQDCSKATIEAVHGLMGQVVKDKLFNSTQ; the protein is encoded by the exons ATGGATTCTGACTCAGCAAGGAAGACGTTCGAGCTCTCCAACAGCATCAGCAGCGTGTCTAGTGTGGACTCCATCTTCAGATATGACCACAAGAAACAGCAGGAGATACTAGCATCCAAACCATGGGCCAAAGA TCCTCACTATTTTAAGGAGATCAAGATATCTGCGCTGGCCCTACTCAAGATGGTCATGCATGCTCGGTCCGGGGGGCGTCTGGAGATCATGGGGTTAATGCTCGGCAAGATTGACGGCACTACGATGGTTGTCATGGACGCATTCGCCCTCCCAGTGGAGGGTACTGAGACAAGGGTCAACGCACAAGCAGCCGCTTACGAGTATATGTCCACCTATATAGAGTCAGCCAAGAAG GTGGGTCGTCTTGAGAATGCGTTGGGATGGTATCACTCTCACCCTGGTTACGGGTGCTGGTTGTCTGGTATTGATGTGAGCACACAAATGCTAAATCAGCAGTTTCAGGAGCCATGGGCCGCCATTGTG GTTGATCCCATTAGAACCATGTCAGCTGGTAAGGTCAGTCTGGGTGCATTCAGGACATACCCAAAG GGATATAAGCCAGCTGCTGATGGATCTAGCCAATACCAAACCATTCCCCTGGACAAGATAGAGGACTTTGGTGTCCACTGCAAACAGTACTACTCTCTGACTGTGTCTTATTTCAAGTCCTCCCTTGACTCGTACTTGTTGGACCTTCTCTGGAACAAGTACTGGGTCAACACACTCTCATCCTGCTCCCTGCTCACA AATGCTGAGTACACTACCCAACAGATAGCAGACCTCTCACAGAAGTTGGAGAGAGTGGAGTACCAG TCTGGAGGGTTTGGGAAGTCCGTCTCGCAGAGTGACAACACAATCACTAAAGTGGCCCAAgactg ctccAAGGCAACTATAGAGGCTGTCCACGGTCTCATGGGACAAGTGGTCAAAGATAAACTATTTAACTCAACACAATAG
- the LOC135337080 gene encoding COP9 signalosome complex subunit 5-like isoform X2: MDSDSARKTFELSNSISSVSSVDSIFRYDHKKQQEILASKPWAKDPHYFKEIKISALALLKMVMHARSGGRLEIMGLMLGKIDGTTMVVMDAFALPVEGTETRVNAQAAAYEYMSTYIESAKKVGRLENALGWYHSHPGYGCWLSGIDVSTQMLNQQFQEPWAAIVVDPIRTMSAGKVSLGAFRTYPKGYKPAADGSSQYQTIPLDKIEDFGVHCKQYYSLTVSYFKSSLDSYLLDLLWNKYWVNTLSSCSLLTNAEYTTQQIADLSQKLERVEYQSGGFGKSVSQSDNTITKVAQDCSKATIEAVHGLMGQVVKDKLFNSTQ; encoded by the exons ATGGATTCTGACTCAGCAAGGAAGACGTTCGAGCTCTCCAACAGCATCAGCAGCGTGTCTAGTGTGGACTCCATCTTCAGATATGACCACAAGAAACAGCAGGAGATACTAGCATCCAAACCATGGGCCAAAGA TCCTCACTATTTTAAGGAGATCAAGATATCTGCGCTGGCCCTACTCAAGATGGTCATGCATGCTCGGTCCGGGGGGCGTCTGGAGATCATGGGGTTAATGCTCGGCAAGATTGACGGCACTACGATGGTTGTCATGGACGCATTCGCCCTCCCAGTGGAGGGTACTGAGACAAGGGTCAACGCACAAGCAGCCGCTTACGAGTATATGTCCACCTATATAGAGTCAGCCAAGAAG GTGGGTCGTCTTGAGAATGCGTTGGGATGGTATCACTCTCACCCTGGTTACGGGTGCTGGTTGTCTGGTATTGATGTGAGCACACAAATGCTAAATCAGCAGTTTCAGGAGCCATGGGCCGCCATTGTG GTTGATCCCATTAGAACCATGTCAGCTGGTAAGGTCAGTCTGGGTGCATTCAGGACATACCCAAAG GGATATAAGCCAGCTGCTGATGGATCTAGCCAATACCAAACCATTCCCCTGGACAAGATAGAGGACTTTGGTGTCCACTGCAAACAGTACTACTCTCTGACTGTGTCTTATTTCAAGTCCTCCCTTGACTCGTACTTGTTGGACCTTCTCTGGAACAAGTACTGGGTCAACACACTCTCATCCTGCTCCCTGCTCACA AATGCTGAGTACACTACCCAACAGATAGCAGACCTCTCACAGAAGTTGGAGAGAGTGGAGTACCAG TCTGGAGGGTTTGGGAAGTCCGTCTCGCAGAGTGACAACACAATCACTAAAGTGGCCCAAgactg
- the LOC135337080 gene encoding COP9 signalosome complex subunit 5-like isoform X3, whose protein sequence is MDSDSARKTFELSNSISSVSSVDSIFRYDHKKQQEILASKPWAKDPHYFKEIKISALALLKMVMHARSGGRLEIMGLMLGKIDGTTMVVMDAFALPVEGTETRVNAQAAAYEYMSTYIESAKKVGRLENALGWYHSHPGYGCWLSGIDVSTQMLNQQFQEPWAAIVVDPIRTMSAGKVSLGAFRTYPKGYKPAADGSSQYQTIPLDKIEDFGVHCKQYYSLTVSYFKSSLDSYLLDLLWNKYWVNTLSSCSLLTSRSQAVLHSGN, encoded by the exons ATGGATTCTGACTCAGCAAGGAAGACGTTCGAGCTCTCCAACAGCATCAGCAGCGTGTCTAGTGTGGACTCCATCTTCAGATATGACCACAAGAAACAGCAGGAGATACTAGCATCCAAACCATGGGCCAAAGA TCCTCACTATTTTAAGGAGATCAAGATATCTGCGCTGGCCCTACTCAAGATGGTCATGCATGCTCGGTCCGGGGGGCGTCTGGAGATCATGGGGTTAATGCTCGGCAAGATTGACGGCACTACGATGGTTGTCATGGACGCATTCGCCCTCCCAGTGGAGGGTACTGAGACAAGGGTCAACGCACAAGCAGCCGCTTACGAGTATATGTCCACCTATATAGAGTCAGCCAAGAAG GTGGGTCGTCTTGAGAATGCGTTGGGATGGTATCACTCTCACCCTGGTTACGGGTGCTGGTTGTCTGGTATTGATGTGAGCACACAAATGCTAAATCAGCAGTTTCAGGAGCCATGGGCCGCCATTGTG GTTGATCCCATTAGAACCATGTCAGCTGGTAAGGTCAGTCTGGGTGCATTCAGGACATACCCAAAG GGATATAAGCCAGCTGCTGATGGATCTAGCCAATACCAAACCATTCCCCTGGACAAGATAGAGGACTTTGGTGTCCACTGCAAACAGTACTACTCTCTGACTGTGTCTTATTTCAAGTCCTCCCTTGACTCGTACTTGTTGGACCTTCTCTGGAACAAGTACTGGGTCAACACACTCTCATCCTGCTCCCTGCTCACA tctcgatcccaggccgtacttcactcagggaattga